The Miscanthus floridulus cultivar M001 chromosome 7, ASM1932011v1, whole genome shotgun sequence genome includes a region encoding these proteins:
- the LOC136467034 gene encoding probable pre-mRNA-splicing factor ATP-dependent RNA helicase DEAH5: MSPAAAEAGPGDDGLRKLEYLSLVSKVCSELETHIGVGDKVLAEFITELGRDSTTVSEFDARLKEEGADFPDYFVRTLLTIIHAILPPTSSNPSSAAVTAGPSGAEAAKFPGLARPDDPDHARNLRLELERDADAAAPAPARDDRDHRWDERGRDRDDRDYGRGGRDHDRDRGGRDWDRGRDREYGRDRDRDRGRDRDGDRHQDRDRGRDRDAGRNRDRDWGRSRRYADDEEEERGDGGRGRGRELAASNPSGEPELYQVYRGRVTRVMDTGCFVRLEDVRGGREGLVHVSQMASKRVANAKEVVKRDQEVYVKVVSVKGQKLSLSMRDVDQDTGQDLLPMQRGGDDAPRVNPSGGNGSGMGSGKRLGLSGIVITEEDEAAPTSRRPLKRMSSPERWEAKQLIASGVLDVRDYPMFDEDGDGMMYQEEGAEEELEIELNEDEPAFLQGQSRFSIDMSPVKIFKNPEGSLSRAAALQTALIKERREVREQEQRAMLDSIPKDLNRPWEDPIPDTGERHLAQELRGVGLSAYDMPEWKKEAYGKALTFGQRSKLSIQEQRQSLPIYKLKKELIQAVHDNQVLVVIGETGSGKTTQVTQYLAEAGYTTRGKIGCTQPRRVAAMSVAKRVAEEFGCRLGEEVGYAIRFEDCTGPDTVIKYMTDGMLLREILVDENLSQYSVIMLDEAHERTIHTDVLFGLLKQLIKRRSDMRLIVTSATLDAEKFSGYFFNCNIFTIPGRTFPVEILYTKQPESDYLDAALITVLQIHLTEPEGDILVFLTGQEEIDHACQCLYERMKGLGKDVPELIILPVYSALPSEMQSKIFDPAPPGKRKVVVATNIAEASLTIDGIYYVVDPGFAKINVYNSKQGLDSLVITPISQASAKQRAGRAGRTGPGKCYRLYTESAYRNEMSPTTIPEIQRINLGSTVLNMKAMGINDLLSFDFMDPPAPQALISAMEQLYSLGALDEEGLLTKLGRKMAEFPLDPPLSKMLLASVDLGCTDEILTIIAMIQTGNIFYRPREKQAQADQKRAKFFQPEGDHLTLLAVYEAWKAKNFSGPWCFENFVQSRSLRRAQDVRKQLLTIMDRYKLDVVSAGKNFTKIRKAITAGFFFHAARKDPQEGYRTLVENQPVYIHPSSALFQRQPDWVIYHELVMTTKEYMREVTVIDPKWLVELAPRFYKGADPTKMSKRKRQERIEPLYDRYHEPNSWRLSKRRA; this comes from the exons atgtcgccggcggcggcggaggctggtCCCGGCGATGACGGGCTTAGGAAGCTGGAGTACCTTTCCCTGGTCTCTAAGGTTTGCTCTGAGCTCGAGACCCACATCGGCGTCGGCGACAAGGTGCTGGCCGAGTTCATCACCGAGCTCGGCCGCGACTCCACAACCGTCTCCGAGTTCGACGCCCGGCTCAAGGAGGAGGGCGCCGACTTCCCCGACTACTTCGTCCGTACGCTCCTCACCATCATCCACGCCATCCTCCCGCCGACCTCCTCCAACCCTAGCTCTGCTGCCGTCACCGCGGGCCCCTCTGGCGCGGAGGCGGCCAAGTTCCCCGGGCTCGCCCGCCCCGACGACCCCGACCACGCTCGCAACCTCCGCCTCGAGCTCGAGCGGGATGCCGATGCGGCCGCTCCTGCTCCGGCGAGGGATGACCGCGACCACCGCTGGGATGAGAGAGGCCGAGACCGGGACGACCGGGACTACGGTCGCGGCGGCCGTGACCACGACCGTGACCGTGGCGGCCGCGACTGGGATCGAGGGCGCGACCGTGAGTATGGCCGTGATAGGGATCGGGACCGTGGCAGAGATCGTGATGGGGACCGGCATCAGGATAGAGACAGAGGAAGGGACAGAGATGCTGGTAGGAACAGAGATAGGGACTGGGGGAGGAGCAGGAGGTATGCAGATGATGAGGAAGAGGAGAGGGGTGAtggaggaaggggaaggggaagggagcTTGCTGCTTCAAATCCCAGTGGGGAGCCAGAGCTGTACCAGGTGTACCGAGGGAGGGTTACCCGGGTGATGGACACTGGATGCTTTGTCAGGCTTGAGGATGTCCGTGGTGGCCGCGAGGGACTTGTTCACGTATCACAGATGGCAAGTAAGCGGGTGGCCAATGCAAAGGAGGTGGTGAAGCGTGACCAGGAGGTGTATGTGAAGGTAGTTTCAGTGAAGGGGCAGAAGTTGAGTTTGTCGATGCGGGATGTGGATCAGGATACTGGGCAAGACCTCCTGCCGATGCAGCGTGGCGGGGATGATGCACCAAGGGTGAACCCATCAGGTGGCAATGGCAGTGGCATGGGGTCTGGCAAGAGGTTGGGTTTGTCAGGTATTGTGATCACAGAGGAGGATGAGGCAGCCCCAACGTCAAGACGACCACTCAAGCGAATGAGCTCGCCAGAGAGGTGGGAAGCAAAACAGCTTATTGCCTCAGGCGTGCTGGATGTGAGGGATTATCCAATGTTTGACGAGGATGGGGATGGTATGATGTACCAGGAGGAAGGTGCAGAGGAAGAGCTTGAAATTGAGCTAAATGAGGATGAACCAGCATTCTTGCAGGGGCAGAGCCGGTTTTCAATTGACATGTCACCTGTAAAGATCTTTAAGAATCCTGAGGGCTCACTGAGCCGAGCAGCAGCTCTACAGACTGCTCTCATAAAGGAGCGTCGTGAGGTTCGAGAACAGGAGCAGAGAGCCATGTTAGATTCAATCCCCAAGGATCTGAATCGACCGTGGGAAGACCCAATTCCCGATACAGGTGAGCGGCACCTTGCACAGGAGCTGCGAGGTGTTGGCCTTTCAGCTTATGACATGCCTGAATGGAAGAAGGAGGCCTATGGAAAAGCTTTAACTTTTGGGCAAAGGTCAAAGCTTTCAATACAAGAGCAGAGGCAGTCTCTTCCTatttacaagttgaagaaagagctTATACAAGCTGTACATGATAATCAAGTTTTGGTTGTTATTGGAGAGACTGGTTCCGGGAAGACGACACAGGTGACACAATATTTGGCTGAGGCAGGTTATACCACACGGGGTAAAATCGGGTGTACTCAGCCTCGTAGGGTTGCTGCAATGTCTGTTGCAAAGAGAGTGGCAGAAGAGTTTGGCTGTCGACTGGGAGAGGAAGTTGGTTATGCTATCCGTTTTGAGGACTGCACTGGTCCGGACACAGTGATTAAATACATGACTGATGGTATGCTTCTGCGTGAAATTCTTGTTGATGAGAACCTTTCCCAGTATTCTGTTATCATGCTTGATGAAGCCCATGAAAGGACCATCCACACTGATGTGCTCTTTGGTTTGCTGAAACAACTTATTAAACGCAGATCTGATATGAGGCTTATTGTTACTTCTGCCACCCTTGATGCTGAGAAGTTCTCAGGATATTTCTTTAACTGTAACATCTTCACAATTCCTGGAAGAACATTCCCAGTAGAGATACTGTACACTAAACAACCTGAAAGTGATTACTTGGATGCAGCATTGATTACTGTGCTGCAGATTCACTTGACAGAGCCAGAAGGAGACATCCTTGTTTTCCTGACAGGGCAGGAGGAAATTGATCATGCCTGCCAATGTCTTTATGAGAGGATGAAGGGGCTAGGGAAGGATGTTCCTGAGCTGATAATCTTGCCTGTGTATAGTGCCCTTCCTAGTGAGATGCAATCAAAGATCTTTGACCCAGCTCCACCTGGTAAGAGGAAAGTTGTGGTGGCGACCAATATTGCTGAAGCTTCTTTGACAATTGACGGTATATACTATGTTGTGGATCCTGGTTTTGCCAAAATCAATGTATACAATTCAAAACAAGGGCTTGACTCATTGGTCATCACTCCAATATCGCAAGCATCCGCGAAACAAAGAGCAGGGCGCGCAGGGCGTACTGGACCTGGCAAGTGTTATCGTCTATACACTGAAAGTGCCTACCGGAATGAGATGTCCCCCACAACGATTCCAGAAATACAGAGGATCAACTTGGGATCTACAGTTCTTAATATGAAGGCGATGGGAATAAATGACCTGTTATCCTTTGATTTTATGGACCCCCCAGCACCTCAAGCATTGATTTCTGCCATGGAACAGTTGTACAGCCTTGGcgctcttgatgaagagggccTTCTAACCAAACTGGGGAGAAAAATGGCAGAATTTCCATTGGATCCACCACTTTCAAAGATGCTACTAGCCAGTGTTGACCTTGGATGCACTGATGAGATACTGACTATCATAGCTATGATTCAAACAGGGAATATATTCTACAGGCCACGAGAAAAACAGGCTCAAGCTGATCAAAAGAGGGCTAAATTTTTTCAGCCAGAGGGAGACCATCTTACTCTACTTGCTGTATATGAGGCCTGGAAGGCAAAGAACTTTTCAGGGCCCTGGTGTTTTGAGAACTTTGTTCAATCAAGATCATTGAGGAGAGCCCAGGATGTGAGGAAACAACTTCTCACTATCATGGACAG ATATAAACTTGATGTTGTCTCCGCTGGGAAAAACTTCACAAAGATAAGGAAAGCCATCACTGCAGGATTCTTTTTCCACGCCGCCAGGAAGGATCCCCAGGAAGGATACAGAACCTTGGTTGAAAACCAGCCAGTGTACATCCACCCTAGCAGCGCATTGTTCCAGCGCCAGCCAGACTGGGTCATCTATCATGAGCTTGTGATGACGACAAAGGAGTACATGAGGGAGGTGACCGTGATCGATCCAAAATGGCTTGTTGAGCTGGCGCCAAGGTTTTACAAGGGTGCTGACCCCACCAAGATGAGCAAGAGGAAAAGGCAGGAGAGGATCGAGCCTCTGTATGATAGATACCACGAGCCCAACTCTTGGCGTCTTAGCAAGCGCCGAGCTTGA